The sequence GACTCCCTACTATACCTACCTTTCAAAATGCCATGTTCCAAAACTGACTTTTAGGTCTTTAACCCTCACCAGTGAGGAcctatattttcattctttagaTGTGTCTGAAGAGAATCTTAAGGAGAACGTAAGCTGATGAAGTATATTCAGAAGATACTGTGTTTTGTGCTGGGGATAGAATATTTAAGTCCCTCCTGTAAAAAAGCTAATAAGAAATATAATCAAGTAGTCactggttgtattagtccatttctgttgcttataacataaatacctgaaactgggtaatttattagaaaatgaaatttattgcttacagttttggaggctgggaagtccagggaacacatctgttgaaggccttggtggtgacgatagtgacccaggggtctcacattgcagaaatgGCAAAGCAGCgtgagagagactctcacatgctctccttttaaagctctcataaccatgtccctgaccaccattattaattgattcactatggcatgatcctacaatctaatcacctcttcaaagccccacctttcatttaccataataagatttcccgtcttcttttaatactttcaccttggggaccaagcctccaacacattcaACTGCGGGAGGGACGCGATTCAATCCATGAtattctgcccctgcccccacccaaagTTTATGTCTGTCttacaggtaaatacattcattccatccccaaagtcttaacctgtttcaactcaaaagtccaaagttcaaagtcccatctgtgaaatcagaacaagttatctactttccCATCTCATGCTTTTGCATGGCCCATTATGTCCTACAGACGATTTGGTCTTCATCTGGAGATTAATCTTTCTAAACTGTTTTCAGCTTTCCCTCACTACCATTAATACTGGTTCTGTGTTTCTTCATCTGGGGCATGTAGTTTATTCTCTTTCTATAATATGGGGCCGTAAAAGTCTTttattggggggtggggatggttCAGCTTAGCTTTTTAGTAATACAGTAGCAAAGGGTAAACTGAACATCTTGGTTGAATACAGTTTTAGTCACTGGGCTAACTTTTAATAAGAGTATCCATGAACAATTGTTAATATGGAAATAGTTTTACTCCTTGAGGCtagactgatttttttaaaaattctttttaatataaatttagaattgCAAGTTGTATGTAAGATGATAGTAGAAATTGGCTGAAATTTTACATGCTACCTTATAATATGGTGTGGTGGCAAATTGCTAGATTTCTTATATGTTATTTGTGAATGCTCCACAATACCATGGTTtgttagtaataataagaaataaagtaaCTGAATTCTTAGACTGTAATTTGGTTGGGGcctaagaatctgcatttttttttttgtctttttcgtgaccggtactcagccagtgagtgcaccggcttactcctagataggatccgaacccacggcgggagcgtcactgtgctcccagcgccacactctcctgagtgcgccacgggctcggcccagaatctgcatttttaacactGTTTTCAGTCTGGTGGTTAAGCCATAACTTAATAATGACAGACAAACTAGTGAGAATTAGAATGCCACTGTTGAGAGTGGATTTTGAAAAGCTCTGGAAGCAGGACAATTTCCCcaggtgttattttatttaacttgtgCTGTCCTCTGTGAAAGAGAGTTACTGGACCTATGTAGAAAGTTGACTTTGATTTttaatgcaagaaaaataatttataatgcaGCTGGACACAGTTTGAAGAGATGTTCCAATATCAAAGAATAACTGAAGGCAGTTTGGAAATGTGTAAGGGTGTTTTCAGCTGAGGGATGTGGTTGGCATTCAGGGTCTGAGAGCCGTGTGCTCTTTCTGTCTGTAATATGCGAAATTGCAAAGTCAAGAATTGTTCCCTTTGCAACGTCAATAACACTGAGAAACACTAATTAGGGGTTGCTTTCAACTGCATGTAACGGAAGTCCAACTTCATGGCTTACTTAAGTGGAGGTTTCTTTTCCTCGCATCGTAAGTGGTACAGAGGCAGGCTTTGCACAGCAGTGCAGGGTTCTGTATTGTTATCTGAGTCCTGGGAGCCTTCCGTCTTCCTGCTCTCCTATCCTTAGGGTGTGTCTTTTGTCCTCACTGTTTAAAAATGGCTCCTTCACCTCCAGAAAAGGGAGTGTCAGGGCAGAAGTGGCACCTCTATGGGAAAGCAAAACTTAGAAATCCCCAGCAGAGGTCATCTTGCATCTCATTGGCTACAACTATGTTACCTGGTATCTGCCTTTTGAAGGGAGActaagaaaaatagtttttaagaTGGACACATTGCCTTCCGTCTCAAATTGGGTTTTATACTtcaggagaaagggaagaatggaTATGCTGTAACCAACTACGAGAAATGGTGTGTACTGTAGTAACCAGTAGATTTTTGAAAGACCCTAGATCTGTGGCTCTTTATTCTCAACTCTGTAATGTCACCAGTTTAAGTGTGAGTGCATATGCACCTGTCCCTGGGAGATTCTCCTGGTCTCCTTTCAACTTTGTcacactgtttttaaaattttcttgatgCCAATAGCCAACTCCTTTCTCAGAGGTGAAATTTaatgatttgcttttattttctcatttacttgTATTTGCTTATACAGGTCCATCTTGGCAAAtggatttatattttctttcacattcagtaaatatctttttaacttttttgcaGACTTTTCATTTTGTAGATTACTATTGTGCTGCTGTATTTTGactgacatttttaaattttacacagGTGATATTATTGAATTTCATGGTCCAGAAGGaacaggaaaaacagaaatgCTTTATCATTTAACAGCACGATGTATACTTCCAAAATCAGAAGGTGGACTGGAAGTAGAAGTCTTATTTATTGATACTGATTACCACTTTGATATCCTGCGGCTTGTTACAATTCTTGAGCATAGACTATCCCAAAGCtcggaagaaataataaaatactgccTTGGAAGATTTTTTTTGGTATACTGCAGTAGTAGCACCCAGTTACTGCTCACACTCTATTCACTAGAAACTATGTTTTGTAGTCACCCCTgtctctgccttttgattttgGATGGCTTGTCAGCTTTTTACTGGATTGACCGTGTCAATGGAGGAGAAAGTATTACCTTACAGGAGTCTACTCTGAAGAAATGTTCTCAGTTCCTAGAGAAACTTGTAAATGAGTATCGCCTGGTTCTTTTTGCAACAACACAAAGTATAATGCAGAAAGCCTCAGACTCACCAGAAGGGCCTTCTACCTTTAAGAGTGATACGGACATAGACTATAGACCCTATCTGTGTAAGGCGTGGCAACAGGTGGTGAAGCACAGAATATTTTTCTCCAAACAAGATGATTCTAAAAGCAGCAAccaattttcattagtttcacgtcatttaaaaagtaacagtttaaaaaaacatctttttattattagagAAAGTGGGGTTGAGTTTTGTTGAT comes from Cynocephalus volans isolate mCynVol1 chromosome 6, mCynVol1.pri, whole genome shotgun sequence and encodes:
- the XRCC2 gene encoding DNA repair protein XRCC2 → MITEAKRSQYVVCELENQESWWNGGMIQSESEGLRGRAPRLQAFEDKELTIERNGQIKPGNCITGMLLARLEGRSSLKEIEPYLFADEDSPVHGDIIEFHGPEGTGKTEMLYHLTARCILPKSEGGLEVEVLFIDTDYHFDILRLVTILEHRLSQSSEEIIKYCLGRFFLVYCSSSTQLLLTLYSLETMFCSHPCLCLLILDGLSAFYWIDRVNGGESITLQESTLKKCSQFLEKLVNEYRLVLFATTQSIMQKASDSPEGPSTFKSDTDIDYRPYLCKAWQQVVKHRIFFSKQDDSKSSNQFSLVSRHLKSNSLKKHLFIIRESGVEFC